Proteins encoded by one window of Anopheles maculipalpis chromosome 2RL, idAnoMacuDA_375_x, whole genome shotgun sequence:
- the LOC126556560 gene encoding unconventional myosin-IXa-like isoform X1 has protein sequence MHFVGLMRQSHNQQVPTYRDASLPVPRLNIKPPKPSDPQCVKCSKMLTKSAQLSDTRNQMELSSNGGQHTAASFPATLENQMRCSNGSQGKENQQKHERTMLQADRKEQRRIARRSRLYYDDFVTLDTSIMLKVYVGALSLHYEALSVEASKQTTAEEIVSCIVERLGLTGNNYELAEVAGECKERRLSAHEKPVSVMLLWPMHSEKDFHRFYLREIQSDVPWLDSYGLDPQILRDFIPFLLQKENREYPDLCQLPDLNEATLLENLRQRFEAGHIYTYVGSILIAVNPFKFHPIYNPKYVRLYQNQRIGPILPPHIFAIADNAYYNMLKEKRNQCIVISGESGSGKTESTNFLLHHLTALSQKGAHGSGVEQTILSAGPVLEAFGNAKTAHNNNSSRFGKFIQVNYRENGMVQGAVVQKYLLEKSRIVSQGHYERNYHVFYYLLSGATDAERDALHLLPAEKYHYLNAKNLTLENCDEKYEFSRLKQSMEMVGFSAEKQRRLFNVLSAVLLLGNVEFFPKKSTYHHDESVQVRNPDVVGLISELLRVKQETLMSALTSKRVKASGETLIMQYKLPEAIAARDALAKCLYGALFDWIVLQVNHALLNKDQVLHTGHSIGVLDIFGFEDFGPQNSFEQLCINYANEHLQYYFNLHVFKYEQKEYKREGIKWTDIEFLDNYGCLQLFESKPSGLLCILDDLCNFPGATNETLLQKFNSVHKDNAFYEKPQRKENAFIIKHYAGKVKYQVAEMREKNLDLMRQDIVSVLKNSSMAFVRELVGADPVAVFRWAILRAFFRGYFAFRSAGIKHRKERADMSFNKLATKTRYRAPNDSIVSHLVTVSSVNLTINRIAKRISNAMSDITSGHNSNNQSPGSNLAYHRQSLGNAGGYGGGTGSSSPGGTPGGGTPRRSWSSFAAFNNKNFPDGKLNYECHQQQDHAASQYQSKHQQSGSLSSSLSSVYGSGGGKSSTNANASAGGAPIGTGAGNGKGYGFGSAAARNRFERSGQDVMARASQIVMKNKSFRPRERPKKGLKNLQSVKTLSAGQNLSNQTSAIKTRKQPLTVTAQFQNSLIALMETLNQANPFFIRCIKSNPNKIPNQFDDATVTRQLRYTGMLETVRIRRAGYNVRLTYEEFIQLYRILLPKGLVSSQKDVRDFMSTMDLNKQHYQLGLTKIYMRESQKMRLDISLHTKIIDSIICIQRWFRAILQRKKYCQYRTAACTIQSYWRDYLREKQEKFTRKIRNHAATVIQATWRGYTVRKWYSKLKTGVLIIQARIRGNQARSRFKELVSKKLQRDRAKLRSTQSLPVEQAMATAGGSTYPEVVHAIEHRKKPIPAVGRSFETAIDIVNKNRALFADDSMSADFIDDDEDEDEEEEEEDEEAEVTGSSSRQATVVTAAEEEEEEDEDEDDEEGYEDLGLVDDPHYMANNRSGLLLQPVKPSSSQSPTVNSALLDRNEKYIKSLVISGLGDGTAAPSGVNSPYQKTPLQRQEDVLDRPQQRVYDIERASKSTFDDTELAKYRYERGGSALSSSSSTVKLPVRRVDSGPSSVASGSTTVGRPGVQRFRYGDTTSYGGGSGMIRNQNHSNNSYSNSNVEIVFVNTGLDSGGASAGGSSLSSSTARNLNRNSISSSSLTQTQVVPASLSASMRRDSLPVSSHLSTRTQGDEINSNYHMHQQQQQSSLSPSSPNVTHHHPQQQHGQSVSTSSSSMTHSPHSLPLAASSGHIGNYQNLQFPPTSNYHQQQHHQHHHHHQQSVYNNNATPQPVKMSTSTPYSAAGASAASVATGNSHQRASAAYPDDFAQNYYTTTTTNTATPKGKAAALLGTAKSEDSAMSNSGGKYSMGGTTLAKADSSDMVLSAGGNKSANAGNRRMKTTNLSEEQQQQQQQHLVGTSSTVSYHPGTGLTRRGPVGSSNPSASGNSASSTTGGVDTLKRRNSDPTNKIPLLEVNRGNDMYQSSTRINIAGHQFRKVQRINKAERCACCQEIDSFVNEGYRCLDCKVLVHTKCIQNGGIKSLQCAAAKRSKRIRTGGGAGGSGLGSSSKHDKHHPIAGGSGQKISSTREYTDSTDKIISDAKELQLMQDFITQKICKMENDCEKPSEVDRVFKQALREFKDNLVAQYSVAHRQNSDVLNIKYRDLIANFEQVIETTSGRKNDFPLTMGVNAFRGFMNEFMNSRETEKPKTKRKKDKKRKHDDHTTFNGHTFQLTILNIATACEICQQFLLWPIERGLVCQNCKLTCHKKCYQKSASCNKISNSDPNSLLGAGGSGSAVVAGGCGPDGQPLYGGGIPTKLFGVPLTALCGSNSDGVKIPAQITKLIMMIEMHGLYSEGIYRKSGVSSKIKDLKAKMDRAVTSADGGGGEMDFESYNVHVLTNVLKSFLREMPEPLLTFDRYDDFLRAADLSDSSDRVQTLLSLVKKIPPAHHCLFERLIFHLALVAKLEQYNRMSASSLAIVFAPCVLRTNRYVPAQDSLNDIGRQTKCMETLITQKMLNVKSTLADIDTLDTAAHTATARLSTLRSSKVFTQEEMANARGGGSGGSGLASGGLLETETEEMLLEGHIQEIRKEKALLTSTLPSLARASSDDDLLSTDLDGEGGSLDDLSNSKEKDLDVSSGGGGGGVGGGGGGGGGGGGGNMISDSGISIRYQAPSDHGGSSNVSLNNDVPMAVSYSLRDQSGAGGSAGGGEYFHKIGQSSGASPAAASGVKTKSLSHQTLLEREAFLRGSGSATSASSPQSPTAATSATASSTPSSSASAPSMIKSQQNGNGTVGGGSGGDRVAGPLGSGSGSATSGGTMTANSGAAGGKRADINLSHSMITLSTTSHSLGGSTTSSSSSSGVGGSSGGSTGSGSDLQRQKPIIIRSVSGGYEVGHHHHHASSGGGPSTTNHRILIQGSPITTTNTTSPSGATSSTSASSSSINSANLHAKDNNGMGKEGGGGTASAKLVSRRMSASTSKRSGGGGSAGSSGGAGGPGPPAGDDEPIMV, from the exons ATTCTATCTACGTGAAATACAAAGCGACGTTCCTTGGCTAGATAGTTATGGACTCGATCCACAGATACTTAGAGACTTTATAccgtttttgttgcaaaaagaaaatagagaaTATCCTGACCTGTGCCAACTACCAG ATCTTAACGAGGCCACACTACTCGAAAACCTTCGCCAGCGGTTTGAGGCCGGCCACATCTATACGTACGTCGGCAGCATCCTGATCGCAGTCAACCCGTTCAAGTTTCATCCCATCTACAATCCAAAGTATGTGCGGCTTTACCAGAACCAGCGGATCGGACCGATCCTGCCGCCGCACATCTTCGCCATCGCGGACAACGCTTACTATAACATGCTGAAGGAGAAACGCAACCAG TGTATCGTTATTAGCGGCGAGAGTGGTTCCGGCAAAACCGAAAGCACCAACTTTCTGCTCCACCATTTAACGGCCCTCTCGCAGAAGGGTGCCCACGGTTCTGGCGTCGAGCAAACCATCCTCAGTGCCGGACCCGTTCTGGAAGCGTTCGGCAATGCAAAAACGgcccacaacaacaacagcagtcgGTTTGGGAAGTTCATCCAGGTGAACTATCGCGAGAATGGCATGGTACAGGGTGCCGTTGTCCAGAAGTACCTGCTCGAAAAGAGTCGCATCGTGTCGCAGGGCCACTACGAGCGCAACTACCACGTGTTCTACTATCTGCTGTCCGGTGCTACCGATGCCGAACGGGATGCGCTACATCTGTTGCCGGCCGAGAAGTACCACTATCTTAACGCAAAGAATCTCACGCTGGAAAACTGTGACGAGAAGTACGAGTTTTCGCGCCTCAAGCAGAGCATGGAGATGGTGGGCTTTTCGGCTGAAAAGCAACGCCGACTGTTTAACGTGCTGTCGgcggtgctgctgctcggcAATGTGGAGTTTTTCCCGAAAAAGTCCACCTACCACCATGACGAAAGTGTTCAGGTCCGGAATCCGGACGTGGTGGGGTTAATATCGGAGCTGCTGCGCGTCAAGCAGGAAACGCTGATGTCGGCCCTTACGTCGAAGCGTGTAAAGGCCAGCGGTGAAACGCTGATCATGCAGTACAAGCTGCCGGAAGCGATAGCGGCCCGGGACGCGCTAGCCAAGTGCCTTTACGGGGCGCTGTTCGACTGGATCGTGCTGCAGGTGAACCATGCGCTGCTGAACAAGGACCAGGTCTTGCATACTGGCCACTCGATCGGTGTGCTGGACATATTTGGTTTCGAAGATTTTGGACCGCAGAATAGCTTCGAGCAGCTGTGCATTAACTACGCGAACGAGCATTTACAGTATTACTTCAATCTG CACGTGTTCAAGTACGAACAGAAAGAATACAAACGCGAGGGAATTAAATGGACTGATATAGAATTTCTAGACAATTACGGATGCTTGCAGCTGTTTGAATCGAAACCATCCGGTTTGCTGTGTATACTGGACGATCTGTGCAA TTTTCCCGGTGCCACAAACGAAACGTTGCTGCAAAAGTTCAACAGTGTTCACAAGGATAATGCATTTTACGAAAAGCCACAGCGCAAAGAGAACGCATTTATCATTAAGCATTACGCGGGCAAGGTGAAATATCAG GTTGCCGAAATGCGTGAAAAGAATCTCGATCTAATGCGGCAGGACATTGTGAGCGTGCTGAAAAACTCGAGCATGGCGTTCGTGCGCGAGCTGGTCGGAGCGGACCCGGTGGCCGTGTTTAGGTGGGCGATATTGCGTGCCTTTTTTCGCGGCTATTTTGCATTCCGGTCCGCTGGCATTAAGCATCGGAAGGAACGGGCTGACATGTCGTTCAACAAGCTGGCGACAAAGACGCGATACCGTGCACCGAACGATAGTATCGTAAG CCATCTCGTGACGGTCTCATCGGTGAACCTAACAATCAATCGAATTGC CAAACGCATCAGCAATGCCATGAGCGATATCACATCGGGCCATAATAGCAACAACCAGTCACCCGGTAGCAATCTGGCCTACCATCGACAGTCTCTTGGGAATGCTGGTGGTTATGGTGGTGGGACCGGTTCATCGTCACCCGGTGGAACGCCTGGAGGAGGAACTCCGCGCCGATCCTGGTCTAGTTTCGCGGcgtttaacaacaaaaatttccCCGATGGCAAGCTGAATTATGAATGCCATCAGCAGCAGGATCATGCCGCTTCCCAGTACCAATCGAAGCATCAGCAATCGGGATCATTGTCCTCGTCGCTGTCGTCGGTTTACGGCAGTGGGGGAGGCAAATCTTCGACCAATGCGAATGCATCCGCCGGCGGCGCACCGATTGGAACAGGAGCAGGAAATGGCAAAGGATACGGGTTTGGGTCGGCAGCGGCACGGAACCGGTTTGAACGTTCCGGCCAGGACGTAATGGCTCGTGCGTCGCAGATCGTAAT gaaaaacaaatcgtttcgTCCTCGGGAGCGGCCTAAGAAGGGGCTAAAAAATCTTCAGTCTGTAAAGACGCTCTCGGCCGGCCAAAATCTGTCCAATCAAACCTCGGCCATCAAAACGCGCAAACAACCACTTACCGTGACAGCCCAGTTTCAAAACTCACTGATCGCACTGATGGAAACGCTCAATCAG GCGAATCCATTCTTCATTCGATGCATCAAATCGAATCCGAACAAAATACCAAACCAGTTTGACGATGCAACTGTTACGAGACAG CTCCGCTATACGGGCATGCTTGAAACGGTCCGAATACGACGCGCCGGCTACAACGTACGTCTAACGTACGAAGAATTCATTCAGCTGTATCGCATCCTGCTTCCGAAAGGGCTGGTCAGCTCGCAGAAGGATGTGCGTGACTTTATGAGCACGATGGATCTGAACAAGCAGCACTATCAGCTCGGCCTGACCAAAATCTACATGCGCGAGTCGCAAAAGATGCGGCTCGACATTTCCCTGCACACCAAGATCATCGACAGCATCATCTGCATTCAGCGCTGGTTCCGTGCGATACTGCAGCGCAAAAAGTATTGCCAGTACCGTACGGCCGCCTGTACCATTCAGTCGTACTGGCGCGATTATTTGCGcgaaaagcaggaaaagttTACGCGCAAAATTCGCAACCATGCTGCAACGGTAATACAGGCGACCTGGCGCGGCTATACCGTGCGCAAGTGGTACAGTAAGCTGAAAACGGGTGTGCTGATCATACAGGCACGCATCCGTGGCAATCAAGCCCGGTCAAGGTTTAAAGAGCTAGTAAGCAAAAAGCTGCAACGAGATCGGGCGAAGTTACGCTCGACCCAGAGTTTGCCGGTTGAGCAAGCGATGGCTACCGCCGGTGGGTCAACGTATCCGGAAGTTGTGCACGCGATCGAACATCGGAAGAAGCCAATACCGGCGGTGGGACGTAGCTTCGAGACGGCCATTGACattgtgaacaaaaatcgGGCACTGTTCGCCGACGACAGCATGTCCGCCGATTTTATCGATGACGATGAGGACGAGgatgaggaggaagaggaggaggacgaggaaGCGGAAGTTACGGGCAGTAGTAGCCGGCAGGCGACAGTCGTTACTGCCGccgaagaggaggaggaggaggatgaggaCGAGGACGATGAGGAAGGTTACGAGGATCTGGGTTTGGTGGACGATCCACACTACATGGCCAACAACCGGTCGGGATTGTTGCTGCAACCGGTTAAGCCATCGTCATCACAATCGCCAACGGTGAACAGCGCACTATTAGATAGGAATGAAAAGTACATTAAAAGTCTGGTCATATCTGGTCTGGGTGACGGTACAGCAGCGCCATCTGGCGTAAACAGTCCGTATCAAAAAACTCCACTACAGCGTCAGGAAGATGTGCTGGATCGGCCCCAGCAACGGGTGTACGATATTGAGCGGGCAAGCAAAAGCACGTTCGACGATACTGAGCTGGCAAAGTATCGGTACGAGCGGGGTGGAAGTGCtcttagcagcagcagtagcacagTCAAGCTGCCGGTGCGACGTGTCGATTCGGGTCCATCGTCGGTGGCCAGCGGATCGACCACCGTTGGTCGGCCGGGTGTGCAGCGGTTTCGGTACGGTGATACGACGTCGTACGGTGGCGGCAGTGGCATGATTCGGAATCAGAACCACAGCAATAATAGTTATAGTAATAGTAATGTTGAAATCGTGTTTGTAAATACCGGACTAGATAGTGGTGGTGCTAGTGCCGGCGGATCTTCACTTTCGTCATCAACTGCAAGGAATCTCAATCggaacagcatcagcagtagTTCGCTGACTCAAACGCAGGTCGTACCAGCGTCCCTGTCGGCCAGTATGCGGCGAGATTCGCTTCCAGTAAGCAGTCACCTCAGTACACGCACACAAGGAGACGAAATCAATTCTAACTATCACatgcaccaacagcaacagcagtctTCGTTGTCGCCATCCTCACCCAATGTGACGCACCATcatccgcagcagcagcacggccaATCGGTGTCAACATCCTCCTCCTCGATGACCCATTCGCCCCACTCACTGCCGTTGGCGGCAAGTTCGGGACACATCGGAAACTATCAAAATTTACAGTTTCCTCCAACGTCCAActatcatcagcagcagcatcatcagcatcaccaccatcatcaacagtCGGTGTACAATAATAACGCCACACCTCAGCCCGTAAAAATGTCCACATCGACGCCTTACAGTGCCGCCGGAGCGTCGGCTGCATCGGTCGCCACTGGCAACAGTCACCAGCGCGCATCGGCAGCCTATCCGGATGATTTCGCACAAAACTActacacgacgacgacgacaaacaCCGCAACACCGAAGGGCAAAGCGGCCGCACTGCTCGGAACGGCCAAATCGGAAGACAGTGCTATGTCGAATTCGGGTGGCAAGTATTCGATGGGGGGCACCACACTGGCCAAAGCAGACAGTAGCGATATGGTGCTGTCGGCTGGTGGCAACAAATCAGCCAACGCTGGCAACCGGCGTATGAAGACGACGAATCTCAGtgaggagcagcagcagcagcaacaacagcatctgGTCGGTACTAGTTCCACCGTCAGTTATCATCCCGGAACGGGTCTAACGCGTCGCGGACCGGTCGGTTCCAGCAATCCCAGTGCCAGTGGTAATAGTGCCAGCAGCACCACCGGTGGAGTAGATACGCTCAAACGTCGCAACTCCGATCCGACCAACAAGATCCCACTGCTGGAGGTGAACCGTGGTAACGATATGTATCAGTCAAGCACACGCATCAACATCGCTGGGCACCAGTTTCGGAAGGTGCAGCGTATCAACAAGGCGGAACGGTGCGCTTGCTGTCAGGAGATTGATTCGTTCGTGAATGAAGGCTACCGATGCCTGGACTGTAAGGTGCTGGTCCACACCAAATGCATCCAAAATGGAGGCATCAAATCGTTACAGTGTGCGGCAGCGAAACGTTCCAAGCGAATCcgcaccggtggtggtgctggtggcagTGGACTCGGCAGTTCCTCCAAGCACGACAAACACCATCCGATAGCGGGCGGTAGCGGACAGAAGATTTCGTCCACGCGCGAGTACACCGACTCGACCGATAAGATTATAAGCGATGCCAAAGAGCTGCAGCTGATGCAGGACTTTATCACGCAGAAGATCTGCAAGATGGAGAACGACTGCGAGAAACCGTCCGAGGTGGACCGGGTGTTTAAGCAGGCGTTGCGCGAATTTAAGGACAATCTGGTAGCGCAGTACAGTGTGGCGCACCGGCAAAATTCGGACGTGCTGAATATCAAGTATCGCGATTTGATTGCCAACTTTGAGCAGGTGATCGAAACGACTTCCGGGAGGAAGAACGATTTTCCGCTTACGATGGGCGTGAACGCGTTTCGGGGCTTTATGAACGAGTTTATGAACTCGCGCGAAACGGAAAAACCGAAAACGAAGCGAAAGAAGGACAAGAAGCGAAAGCACGACGATCATACCACGTTCAATG GACATACATTCCAGTTAACGATACTCAACATTGCAACCGCATGCGAAATATGCCAACAGTTTCTCCTATGGCCGATTGAACGTGGACTG GTGTGCCAAAACTGTAAACTAACCTGCCACAAAAAGTGCTACCAAAAGTCGGCCTCGTGCAACAAAATCTCCAATTCCGATCCAAATTCACTGTTGGGCGCAGGCGGTAGCGGTTCCGCTGTTGTGGCCGGAGGCTGCGGTCCAGACGGTCAACCCCTGTACGGTGGTGGCATACCAACGAAACTGTTCGGCGTCCCACTAACCGCACTCTGCGGTAGCAATAGCGATGGCGTGAAAATACCGGCCCAAATTACGAAGCTTATCATGATGATCGAAATGCATGGCCTGTACTCGGAGGGTATCTATAGGAAGAGTGGTGTTAGTTCGAAAATTAAAGACCTAAAGGCCAAGATGGATCGAGCGGTCACGAGCGCGGACGGAGGTGGTGGAGAGATGGACTTTGAGTCGTACAATGTGCACGTGCTGACGAACGTGCTAAAATCGTTCCTGCGCGAAATGCCCGAACCGCTGCTGACGTTCGATCGATATGATGACTTTCTGCGTGCAGCCGATCTGTCGGACAGTAGCGATCGTGTGCAGACACTGTTATCGCTTGTGAAAAAGATCCCACCGGCACATCACTGTTTGTTCGAGCGATTAATCTTTCACCTGGCGCTGGTAGCGAAACTGGAGCAGTACAATCGTATGTCTGCCAGCTCGTTGGCGATcgtgtttgcaccgtgcgtgTTGCGGACGAATCGCTACGTACCGGCACAGGACAGTTTGAACGATATCGGACGGCAGACGAAGTGCATGGAAACGCTCATCACACAGAAGATGCTGAACGTGAAGAGCACGCTGGCGGACATTGATACACTCGATACGGCAGCACACACAGCTACGGCACGGCTTAGTACGTTGCGAAGCAGTAAAGTGTTTACGCAGGAAGAGATGGCCAATGCAcggggtggtggtagtggtggcagTGGGCTTGCATCGGGCGGGCTGCTCGAAACGGAAACGGAGGAAATGTTGCTAGAGGGCCATATACAGGAGATCCGGAAGGAGAAAGCATTACTCACGTCGACACTGCCGAGTTTGGCGCGGGCAAGCTCGGACGATGATCTGCTGTCAACCGATCTGGACGGCGAGGGTGGCAGTTTGGACGATTTAAGTAACAGCAAGGAGAAAGACCTCGATGTAagcagcggtggtggtggaggtggagtaggaggaggaggagggggaggcggtggtggtggcggcggcaaCATGATCAGTGACAGTGGTATCTCGATCCGCTACCAGGCACCCTCCGATCACGGCGGTAGTAGTAATGTTAGTCTTAATAATGACGTCCCGATGGCTGTGAGTTATTCGTTACGTGATCAGAGTGGAGCGGGTGGTTCAGCGGGTGGTGGTGAGTATTTCCACAAGATTGGCCAGTCGTCCGGAGCGAGTCCGGCAGCTGCATCGGGTGTAAAAACGAAATCGCTCTCTCACCAAACACTGCTCGAACGGGAAGCGTTCCTTCGTGGTAGTGGTTCAGCCACGTCCGCCTCCTCACCTCAGTCCCCTACGGCCGCTACAAGCGCGACTGCCTCCTCCACACCATCGTCGTCCGCATCAGCCCCCTCGATGATAAAGTCCCAACAGAATGGTAACGGAACAgtcggtggtggtagtggtggagaTCGTGTTGCAGGACCTTTGGGCAGTGGATCGGGATCGGCTACCAGTGGGGGAACAATGACAGCAAACAGTGGTGCAGCTGGTGGAAAGCGTGCGGACATTAACCTAAGCCACTCGATGATAACACTCTCGACAACGTCACACAGTCTCGGTGGCAGtacgaccagcagcagcagtagcagcggtGTCGGTGGCAGTTCTGGCGGTAGTACGGGCAGTGGGAGTGATTTACAGCGACAAAAGCCAATCATCATCCGGAGCGTGTCCGGTGGGTACGAGGTGggacaccatcatcatcatgcatcCAGCGGTGGAGGACCATCGACAACGAACCACCGGATACTGATACAGGGCTCACCGATTAcgaccaccaacaccacctcccCGTCCGGCGCTACTTCTTCCACGTCCGCATCCAGCTCTTCCATCAACTCGGCGAATCTGCACGCGAAAGACAATAATGGGATGGGAAAGGAGGGTGGTGGTGGGACGGCCAGCGCGAAATTGGTTTCGCGACGGATGTCCGCAAGCACCAGCAAACGATCTGGGGGTGGCGGTTCGGCCGGCAGCAGTGGAGGAGCTGGCGGACCGGGACCACCTGCCGGTGACGATGAACCGATTATGGTTTGA